GTCATCATCGCGATCCTGTCGTTCCTCGGCCTTCGGTGACGGAACACGGCCGCCTTACCGGTCGTTGACGCTACCCCTTTCGATCCTTAGTGTGCCCGGAGTGATCTGAACGGAAGCCGGACAGGGGCGCGGTGCCGTGATCAAGGCGTTGCTGGTGCTGGTCCTCCTGGGGCTGGCCTTTCCGGGAATGGCGGGGCTGGCGGCGCCGGTGCGGGGCGAAACGCTCCGCATCGGGACCGACGCGCGGTACCCGCCTTTCGCCTATTTCACCGCCGAAGGCCGGTTGACGGGGTTCGAGGTCGACCTGGGCAACCAGATCTGCGACAGCCTCGGCGCCGTCTGCCAGTGGGTCGATATTCCGTTCGGCCAGCTTGTCCAGGCGCTTCGCGACGGCCGGATCGACGCCGTCATGGCCAGCCTCGCCATCACCGAGGAGCGACGGCGGCTCGTGGCCTTCTCCGCGAAATACTACTCCACGCCGATCCGGTTCCTGGCGGATCGTGCCGAAGCGGCGCCGATCACGGCGGGCAGCCTTGCCGGCCGGCGGATCGGCGCCGTCGCCGGCACGACCCATGTCGATCATCTCGCCCGAACCTACGGACCCGAGGTCCAGCCGACCCTGTTCGAGACCCAGGGGGAAATGCTGGAGGCGCTGGTCGCGCGACGGCTGGACCTCGTGCTCGCCGACGGGCTCGGGCTCTGGCATTTCCTCAACACGCCTCAGGGTGCCGGATTCGCCTGGATCGGGAACCCGCTCTACGTGGACGAGGGGATCGGCGTCGCCCTGCGACCCGGAGACACGGACCTGATGGAGCGGGTGGACGCGGCGATCGACCGGCTGCTGCGCAACGGAACCTTCCTGCGCATCAATTCGCGCTATTTCCCTTTCAACATCTATTGATGCCGCATCTTCCGAGGCCGTCCCGGCCGCCGGTTCGTCACGGCTCGCCGACCAGCCGGGCGACCACCGCCCTCAGGTCGGCCGGTTCGTAGGGCTTCTCCAGCACGGGCACGCCGGTCTCGCCCAGGAAGTCGCGCACGCCGTCGCCCAGCGTGTCGCCGGTGACGAAGACGATGCGCTTGAGCAGGCCGGGATGGCGGGTTTCCAGCTCGCGATACAGGCCGGGACCGTCCAGTTCCGGCATCCGGATGTCGCTTATCACCAGGTCGCAGGGCTCCGAGGCAAGGCGCTCCAGCGCCTCCATGCCGTTCTGGGCGACGGCGATGCAGTGGCCGTCGGGCTGGAGCATCTCGGCGAGGGTCAGGGCGATCTCGGGATCGTCGTCGACGATCAGCAGGTTCAGCGACCGGACGGTCGCCGGGGCCTGCGGCGGCTCCGGCGCGGGGGCCGGGGCCGGATCGCGCGCCGGCAGCTCGACGGTGAAGGTGGCGCCGCCGCCGGGCGTCTCGCCGAGGGTGATGGTGCCGCCGTGGCTGTCGATGATGTTGTGGCACATGGACAGCCCCACCCCGGTGCCGATCCCGGCCGGCTTGGTCGTGAAGAAGGGGTCGAAGATCCGGGTCCGGATGCCGGCCGGCACGCCGGGGCCGTTGTCGGCCACGGTCAGGCGGATCACCGGCGGTCCGGGGACGCGGACGACCGAGACCTCCAGCCGCCGCGGTCCGGGAGCCCCCTGGAGCGCCTGCCGGGCGTTGACCACCAGGTTGGTGACCACCTGGTTCAACTGGTCGGCATCGCCCCACAGCCGGGCCGGCGCGGGCGACAGGGCAAGGGCCAGCTCGATCCCGTCGGTGCGCAGGGAGTATCCCACCAGCTCGACCGCGGCCAGCACGATCTCGTTCAGGTCGACCTCCTGTCGCTCCGGCGGGCTGCGCCGTGCCAGGGACAGGAAGGTCTTGACGATGCGGGCGCAGCGGTCGGCGGCCCGGTGGATCTTGCGGGCGCGCTGGGCCGTCGGGTCGTCCGGCGCTGTTTCCTCCAGCAGGACGGACTGGCCGACGACCACCGACAGCGGGTTGTTCAGCTCGTGCGCCACGCCGGCCAGCAGCGAGCCCAATGCTGCCAGCTTCTCCGACTGGACCAGGGCCTCGCGCTGGCTGGCGATCTGGGCCTGGGCGCGCCGGCGTTCGGTGATGTCTCGGACGAAGGCGGTGAAGACCGCCTGCCCGCCGGCCTTGACCTCGTTGACCGCCAGCTCGACCGGGAACACGGTACCGTCGGAGCGCATCGCCTCGACCTCGACCCGGCGGCCGAGCAGATGGCGCTCGCGGGTGTCGAAATAGTGCCGCATGCCGGCGGTGTGGCGGGCGCGCTGGAGCACCGGCATGATGATGTCGCCCAGCGGCCTGCCCAGCACGGAGTCCCGGTCATGGCCGAAGGTCTGCTCGGCCGCCGGGTTGAACTCGATGATCCGGCCCTCGGCGTCGCTGGTGATGATGCAGTCGAGGGAAGAGGCGATGACCGCGGCCTTCAGGGATTCAGACGCCCGCAGGCTCTCTTCCGCCCGCTTGTTCTCCGTGATGTCCGCGGTCGAGCCGGCGACCCGGAGCACCCAGTTGGTGCGCGGATCGCGCACCGCGGCACCCGTCGTCGAGACCCAGCGCATCCTGCCGTCGCGGGACAGCAGGCGGTATTCCAGGGCCACCGTGTTCGAACGGCTCTTCAGGAAGGCCCGGTAGGCGCGGCGCACCCGGGTCGCGTCGGCGGGATGGATCTGCCGCGTCCAAGCCTCGGCCGAGGTGCCGAGGTCGTCGGCCGGGCCGCCGTACAGCTCGGCCATGCGGGGCGAGTAATAGACCGCGCCGGTGACCAGGTCCCAGTCGTACAGCCCGGCGCTGGCGCCGTCCGCGGCCAGGGCGAACCGCTCGTTGCTGAGGCGGAGCGCGCGCTCCTTCTCCTCCTGCCGGGTCCTGAACTGGCCGGCGATGCCGACCGCGAAGACCACCGAGGAGACCGCGGCTCCGGCATCGAACATGTTCGACGTCAGCAGGTTGGCCGGCAGCAGGTCCAGGCTGACCAGGCTGCGCGCCAGGCCGCCGCCCAGCAGGGCGGAGAAGGCGACCAGGAAGACCGGCCCGCCGTCCACCTTGAGGCGGATGGCGCCGACCCCGGCATGGAGGAACACCGCGACCATGCCGATCACGCACCACGGCAGCAGCCTGTTGACGAGCAGGCGGTCGAAGGCCGCCAGCACGGCCAGGCATGCCAGCCCCAGGACCAGCAGGCGGAGCACGCGGTAGAAGGTTGGCATGTGCCGCCGGACCGCCAGGAAGCTGTCGGCGAACAGGATGCCGGTGATCATGGCCAGCAGGATCGAGAGAGGCACCGAATAGCCGGTCCACCACGGCATGCCCCGCCACAGGTACTCGGCCAGGAATCCGTTCGCCGAGGCGATATAGAAGGTGACCGAGAGCTGCATCAGGATGAGGTAGAGCTGGCAGCGCTCGCGCATGACCCGCCAGATGAAGAACAGGTAGACGCAGACCGTCATCAGGATGCCGAACAGGGTCCCGAACAGGAGCTGTTCGGACCTGTCGGAAGTGTAGAGCGACGCCACGGACTGGATGACCAGCGGGATCGTCAGCGCGCCGCGGTTCTCCACCCGGACATAGAGGGTCGGCTGCTCGGTCGGCTGGAGCCAGAGGGGGAAGACCGGATAGCGGTGGGCCAGCCGGAAATAGCTCCGCGATGCCAGCATGCCGCCCTCGAGCGCCGTCCAGCCGCCGTCCGGCCGGGGCACATAGACCGTGACCCGGTCGACCAGGGCCTCGCGGAACACCAGGAACCAGTCCCGGTGGACGGCCAGGATGCTGTTCAGGGTCACGCGCGCCCAGACGGCGGACCGGGTCAGGCCGAAGTTCGGCTCGTCCTCCCGGCCGGGCCGGAAACGGTGGGAGAACTCGGGCGTCGCCACCTGGTCGATGGTCAGGCGGCCGGTCGGGTCCTCGAACAGTTCCATGTCGCGCCCGAGCGCGTAGACCTCCAGCTCGTTGACCAGCATGACCGTCCGGGCGGCGTTCTGCGCCCAGGCGGAACCGAGGGAGGCGACGAGCAGGCAGGCGGACAGCATCAGCGCCGCAGCCAGGGCTGCGGCGGCCCGCGGGACCGTCGAACCGACGGGGGAGGCCGCTCGTTGAGGCATGATGCTCCGGACGGACGATCACCGCCCGACGATGATCCAGGCACACCCGCATCGCCAAGCGGGATATGCGGGCGCGACATCGTGAAACGGGCCTGCCCGAAAGGGGCGGGACCCAAAATCCCGCCGGCGTGTTCTGCCAACGTGCCTTGCGGGCGCCAACCCTTACCGACGGAGGACGATCATGGCAGAACGGACGGCGGAAGCCGAATGGCGCGGCGCGCTCAAGGACGGGACCGGCCGGATCAGGACCGGCAGCGGCGTCGTGGACAGCGCCTATTCCTTCCCGTCGCGCTTCGAGTCGGGCAGCGGCACCAATCCCGAGGAGCTGATCGCGGCGGCCCACGCCGGCTGCTTCTCCATGGCGCTGGCCCATGGCCTCGCCGGCGCCGGCCATCCGGCGGAGCGTGTCTCGACCACCGCCAAGGTCCACTTGGAGAAGGCGGACGGCGGGTTCAGGATCAGCCGGATCGACCTGATCTGCGAGGCCGAGGTCCCCGGCATCGACGAGGCGGGTTTCCGGAAGCAGGCCGACGACGCCAAGGCCAACTGCCCCGTCTCCAAGGCCCTGGCGGCGACGGAGATCACCCTGGACGCCAGGCTGGCGTGACGGACCGTCGGCTATCCCGGGGGGCGCCGGCCGGGCCTTCGGGCCGGGTGCCGCATCTTCGAGTTCCACCCGGTCCGGATCTGCCCTAGAACAGCCACAGCAGTTGCATGCAAGCGGATCGGCCGAACGGGAACCGGGAGATGAAGCGCCTGACCTGCACCGTGATCATTCCCACCTTCAACCGGGCGGGCTACATCGCGGATGCCATCGACAGCATACTTGGGCAGACCAGGGCGCCGGATCAGGTCATCGTGGTCGACGACGGATCGACCGATGATACCCTGGCGGTGCTGGAGGCCTATTCCGGCCGGATCGAGGTCGTCTCCAAGCCGAACGGCGGCAAGTCGACGGCCATCAACAGGGCGGTGCCGCTGGCCCGGGGCGATTGCGTCTGGATCTTCGACGACGACGACGTGGCGCTGCCCGACGCGCTGCACCGCCACCTGGCCGCGCTGGAGGAAAACCCCGAGGCGGGATTCACCTACAGCGCGGTCCAGGTGGGGCACTCCGGTCCCGACGGAGGGATCGTCGTGCAGTACGAGGCGAGGCTCTGGCCGGCGGAACCGGACGAGTTCCTGATCCGGATGATGGAGCACTGCTTCGTCTACGGCCAGCCGGCGGTCGTCGCCAGGAAGGAGTGCCTGGTGCGGGTCGGCCTGTTCGACGAACGGCTGGTCCGGTGCCAGGACTACGACATCATGCTGAAGCTGGCGCGGCACTATCCGCCGGCGCGGATCGAGGAGCCGACCTTCATCCAGCGTCGCCATCCGGGCGCGCGCGGCACCCTGGCGCAGTCGTTCAGCGGCGCGGACCCTTCCGTCGCGTGGAGCCGCTACAACAGGATCTTCATTTCCGAACTGCTCGACACGCTTCCGCTGGACCGCTACGTCCCGAAGTCCTGGGCCTACAGCGAACGGACCGCCCGGATCCAGCGGTTCGCGATCGCGACGCGGCACGTCGTTCCGGACAGCGCCGGGCGGGACCTGGCCTGGATCGTCGCGAACGGCGGTGACCTGACGGCGGCCGAGCGCCGCATCCTGATCGGCGCGCTGACCCATTTCACCGCGCTGCGCGAGATCGGCACCGACGAATGCCGCCGCCTCGCGCGGGCATGCAAGGGGAGGATCGGCCGCCAGGTCCGGGTGTCGCTGGCCAAGGGGCTGGTCTATGAAACGGTGGCCGCGTTCCGGAGGAGGCGGTTCTCCGAGGTGCGCAGCCTGATGCCGCGGATCGTCGCCCTGGTCGGCATGGCCGGGGCCGCGGAGTTGCTGCGCGAGAAGCTCGGGCGGACGCCCCGGCGCCTGTCTCCCTCGCCCTGACGGGCGGGGAGGTGCGGGGGCCGACCCGTCAGAACTTGACCTTCAGCGCCGCCCGCAGGGTATGGACGCGGGCCTGGGTGGTGGAGTGGTCGATCGTCAGGATGCCGCCGTCGCGGTGCTGGGCGGTGAGGCCGAAGCGGATGCTGGTCTCGGTCGGCTGCACGGCCTCGTCCGCCAGTTCTTGGATATGCTCGATGCCGGCCCGCGGCATCAGCGAGCCCCACAGGTAATCGATCCGGTAGCTGGCCTGCACCCCGACGGTGCCGGTGGCGAGCTCGCTGTCGGCGCCGGAGTCGCCGCCCTCGGCCGCGGCGTAGTTGAAGCGCGTCGCGGCGGCCAGGGTCAGGCCGCCGTCCAGGCGCAACTCGTTGCGGACTCCCATGCCGCCGAACATCAGGTCGGCCCCTCCAGTCGCGAAGGACAGGTCGCCGGTCCCGGCCACCGCATCGAGCGTCAGGCCGGGCTTGACCATGTGGGCGCCGTAGACCGCGATGCTGCGGCCCGACAGTTTCTCCGCCGTGGCGATATAGCCGCCGGCGACACCGATCGAGCTGTGGTCGCCGACCTGCATGTCGGCTCCCGCGGTCAGGCCGGGGGTCTCCAGCATGGTGCCGCCGCGCTCGTGCCGGCCGGCCTTCTTGGCGAGGCGGGCGCTGCCGCTGAAGAAGGTGCCGACCGGGCCGGTGCGGGAATCCTTGATCGCCGGCGGCATGAAACGCGAGAAGGCGCGCAGCGGAACCTGCTTCTCGTCCAGTTCCAGCCGGAGCCGTTCGGCGCGGTTGCCGCCGTTGGGCGCGCCGCCGGCATGGGATGCGTGGAGATCGTTCAGGCGGTTGATCACGGCGCGGGTCTGTTGCCCGGCCGCGATCACGGCGTTGTTCAGGTCTGCCGGATTGATGGCGGGGTCGGCCCGGGACGTTGCCGAACAACCCAAGGCGATGGTGACGACGCTGACCAGGAGCCGCGTCGGCGATTTGGACTTAACCCTACGAGGCATCCCGGCCCCCTCCTTACTCCTAAAGTTCGGAGCACAGGGTGGGCGGGCCGGGTTTTCATATGGTTAACGAGATGCTGATAAAATGCCTTTGGTTGATGAAACCTTGCTGCGAGCCGCCGCGATTGCAGCCGCGTAGGGTACTGCGGTGAGCACCAGGAGCCCCGCCCAGGCCATCGCCTCGGTGTTGACGGTACCCTCGCGAATCACGATGCCCACGGCGCCCAGCGGCAGGAGCACGGCCAGGGCGAGCGCCGCCCGCCCGGCCAGGACCGACGGAAGGGCCGCCGCCGAGGCGCCGCCCAGGGCGCCCCGCACCGTCAGGGAGTTCGGCCCGCCGCCCTGGAGGACGAGGCGGACCAGTCCCAGCGCCGGCAGGGCCAGGCCCGGCACCAGATAATCGGGAACGGGGAAGTCCCGGTAGCGCCCGTCGAAGATCAGCAGCGCGGTCGCGACGACCGCGACCGCCGCCATGGTCCAGGCCGCGGCGGTGCCGGCGCCGGCCAGCACTCCGACTTTCCCGTCCCGCGGATCGGCCAGGAGGCGGGCCGCCGAGTCGAGGATCGCCGCGGCCAGGACGACCTCCAGCGCGAACAGCAGGGCGGCGCGGACTGTCTCGAACGGATAATAGGTCTGTGTCCAGGCGACATGGCCGGCCAGCACCAGGGCGCTCGCCATGCCTTGGGCCAGGACCGCCAGGGCCAGCGCGCGGCCGGGACTCAGGCGGGTGGCGAGACCGGGCACCGCCGCCGCGGCGGCCAGCACGGCGGCGATGGCCAAGCCGCTCGACAGCGCGAAGTGGCGCATCCAGTCCGGATTCTCGACGACCGGCCCGGCGAGCGAGAACTTGCGCTCCCGGTCGGCGGAGAACAGGCCCCAGTTGGCGCCGACGGTGCCCTCGTTGGCCGATTTCCAGCCCTGGTCGAAGGCCTCTACGATGTTGTACTGGAAGCCCTCGCGCTCGGCCATGCGGACGAACAGGTTGACGAACCGGGCCTTGTTGACCAGCCCGGTCTCGGCCGGGCCGCGGGTCCGCCCGGCGGTCGGCCAGCCGACCTCGCCGACCAGGATCGGCTTGCCGGGGAAACGCTCGCGGATCTCGCGGTAGGCTTCGAGGATGCGTTCCTCGGCGCCCTCGACGCCGGCCGGGACGTCCTCCCAGTAGGGCAGCAGGTGGATGGTGATGAAATCCACCTCGTCGGCCACCTGCGGGTATTTCAGCCACCATTCCCAGACATCGGCATAGGTCACCGGCTGCTTCACCTGCGCCTTGACCCGCCGGATGTATTCGACGAGCTGGTCCACGGTGCGGTCGCCGCGCAGAAGCACCTCGTTGCCGACGATCACCCGGTCGATCACGTCGGGATACTCGTTGGCGAGGCGGATCTGGGCGGCGATCTCCTTCTCGTTCAGGTCGGTCTTGGGACCGATCCACGAGCCCTGCATCACCTTGATGCCGTAATCGCGGGCGAGCGGCGGGACGTTCTCCAGCCCCTCGCGGCTGGTGTAGGTCCGGACCGCCGTGACCTCGTCCTTCAGCAGGCGGAGATCCTCCTCGATCTGGGCCGGCGTCGGGTAGACCATGGTCAGCGGGCTCTGCCCGTCGCGGAACGGCGCGAAGGACACGCTTTGCAGCTTGCCGCCGGGGGGCGGCTCAAGCGGTTGGGGACGATTGGGAAGCGCCCACAGGGCGAAGTTGCCCAGGATGGCGACGGCCAGCACGGCCAGTAGGACGGGGACACGCATGGCGGCGATATCTACACGAAATCGCCGCCGCCCGGCATGGAAAAACCGCTCCTGCCGGGCCCGTCCCGGCGCCCCTTCCAGTGCCCCTTCCAGTGTTGGGGTCAGGCGTCGGGACGGGACTTGGCGCGGGTCAGCAGGAACACGGCCGAATTCTCGTCATAGGCCGGCAGCTGGGTCGTCGTGATGTCCGGATTGCGGCGCAGGAACTCGTCGAAAGCGCGCTTCTCGCCCAGGTTCTGCTCCGCGAGGCCGCCGGCATGCCAGTCGTCGAACAGGAAGACCGCGTGGTCGCCGATCAGGGGTTCGAGGAAGGCCAGCGAATCGTGGGCCGAGGTGTAGATGTCGCAGTCGATCATGGCGATCCCGACATGGCGGATGCCGTGCCGTTCGACCAGTTCGGGCGTCAGGGTATCCTTGAACCAACCCTTGATCAGGAAGGTCTTGCTCCAGTCCACGCCGCGGCGGGTCAGCAGCTTGCGGGCGAACTCGACCGACGAGGCGAGCTGGCCGCTGCTCCAGAGCTGGTTGTCCTGGTAGTCGGTTTCCGGCGGCAGTCCCTCGAAGCTGTCGAAGCCGAACTGGCGGACGCCGGGCGTGCCGGTCTGCACCAGCGCGTCGTGCATGCAGGCCATGGACGAGCCGTAGCAGACGCCGAACTCCATGTAGTCGCCGATCGGCTTGCCGCCGTTCAGGTCGCGCAGGCGCCGGACGGCGTCGGTGAAGCTGGCGGTGAGCTTCTGTTCGGGCACGAGTCCCTGGCCGGCCAGGGCCCGCCGCTGGGTGCGGACGCGGTACAGCCAGCGGTTCACCTTGCGGGAGGGGCCGAACAGGCCCAACGCCATCAGCAGGCGATAGAAAGGCGTATTGAATCGCTCGGCACCGAGGGGCCGAGCGGTATCACTATCGTTGACCGTCATCGGGGCCGGGTTCCTGTAATAGTTTCATCAGTTGTCATGAACGGATGAAGACCATATTGGATGCATCCACACCAGGATTTATATGTCTTGCCTCAAGAGAAGATGCGAAATGGTTATTGACACTTCAAAGAAAAGAAAGAATTTTGAGGAATACAAGTAGCTTTTCAGCCAAAAATTCACCATGTGGGATAAATTTGGTCCAACCCTGAAACGCCAGCACGCAATCTAGAGCTTTAATTAGTTCACTGCAACCCGCCGCGGTTCCTCAGAGTCCAGTCTGCGGCTGACCCGGCATGAAGAAGTAGGTCGACAGCCCGCGCTGGTTCTCGTCGATGATCAGGCGGTGGTTCAACGGCGGGAAGGCGCGCTGGCTGCAGTCCAGGCGCGGGCACAGGCGGCAATTGACGCCGATCGGCGTCGCGGCGCCGACATTGTCCAGGTCCACCCCTTCGGCATAGACCAGTTGCCCGGCATGGGCGACGTCGCAGCCCAGCCCGATGGCGAACTGCTGGGGCGGGCTGCGCCAGCCGCCGCCGCTCTTGTCCACCGTGCGGGCGATGCTGAAATAGGTCGTGCCGTCCGGCATGCGGGCCAGCTGGGTCATGATCTGCCCCGGCGACCGGAAGGCGTCATGGACGTTCCAGCGCGGGCAGGCGCCGCCGAACCGCGCGAAGTTCAGGCTGCCGGCGCTGAACCGCTTGCTGACGTTGCCGGCGTTATCCACCCGGATCAGGAAGAACGGCACGCCCTTGGCGCCCGGCCGCTGGAGCGTGGTCAGCCGGTGGCAGACCTGCTCGAAGCTGGCGTCGAACCGGTGTCCCAGGATCTCGATGTCGTACCGGACCGACCGGGCCGCCTCGATGAAGCGGTCGTAGGGCATCAGGACGGCGCCGGCGAAATAGTTGGACAGCCCGATTCGGGTCAGCCGCCGCGCCTCGTCGCCCGACAGGGAGGTCCCGGCGGCGAGCCGGTCCAGCAGCTCGCGGTGGTGGAGCAGGGCGATCTGGCAGGCGAGCTGGAAGTTCCGGCCGCTGGGCGGCAGCATCTCGGACAGCAGGATGCGCCGGCTGTGCCGGTCGAACCGGCGCAGGCCGGTGCCCATCACGTCCATGGGCATCAGCTTGACGCGCACGCCGTGGGCGCGGCTGAGGAAATCGGTGAGGCCGCGGTAAAGGTCGCCGCTTTCCGCCTTCAGGTCGCGCCACAGCTCCTCCGCGGCGCTTTCCAGCTCGGGGAAATGGTTGCCCTGGGCGTGGAAGAAGTCGCGGACCTCCTCCACCGGGAAGGCCGCGGCCTGGACGACCTGGAGCTTGTCGCGGTCGGCCACCCGCCCGGCCAGCGCCTCGATGTCCTCGCGGGCCTCCCGATAGGCCTGGTAGAGCGTGACGACAGCCTGTCCGAGCGTCGGGGCGACGGCCGCCAGCTCCCGGAAGTCGGAATTCTTGACGTCGCTGCCGGTGAACAGCGGGTCGGCGAACACTTCGCGAAGCCCGGCGATCAGCCGGCTCTCCTCGTCCTCGGCGAAGGCCTGCAGGTCGATCTCGAAAGCCTGCCCCAGCTTCAGCAGGAGCTGGACCGTCACCGGACGCTGGTTGTGCTCGATCAGGTTCAGGTAGCTGGCGGAGATGCCGAGCTGCTCCGCCATCTGCGCCTGGGTCAGGTTGTGGTCGCGCCGCAGCCGTCGGACCTTGTGGCCCAGCATCGCCTTCTTGTCCGCTCCCACCGGCCATCCCCCGTCTTCGCCGCAGTGCCGCAAACTTTACAAGCTTTACGGAATTACAGCAAGGCATGGACAGGGCTTTACAGGATTACCCTTTTACAATCAGTCACTTATTGCCCATGCGACATTATGGCGATACCTGTGGTTCATCGCTGCACCGCAACCCGCACAGCGGTTCAGGCACGGGGCACCGGCCCCGGAGAAGGGTATAGGAAGGAGATCGCGACCATGGCACCGCTCGACCACAGCACCGGCTTCAACGCCGTCGAAGAAATCCACGCCAAGCGCTGGAACGGCATCAAGCGCGACTACACCATGGAGGACGTGGCCCGGCTGAGCGGCTCGGTCCGGATCGAGTACACCCTGGCCGAACTGGGCGCGCGGCGCCTGTGGGAGCTGCTGCACACCCGCCCCTACATCCATTCGCTGGGCGCCTTCACCGGCAACCAGGCCATGCAGATGGTCAAGGCCGGGCTGGAGGCGATCTACCTCTCCGGCTGGCAGGTCGCGGCCGACGCCAACCTGGCCGGATCCATGTACCCGGACCAGAGCCTCTATCCGGCCAACTCGGTCCCGTCGGTGGTCAAGCGGATCAACAACGCGCTCCAGCGCGCCGACCAGATCCACCACATGGAGGGCAAGTCGGGCACCTACTGGTACGCGCCGATCATCGCCGACGCCGAAGCCGGCTTCGGCGGTCCGCTGAACGCCTTCGAGCTGATGAAGGCCATGATCGAGGCGGGCGCCGCGGGCGTCCATTTCGAGGACCAGCTGGCGTCGGAGAAGAAGTGCGGCCATCTCGGCGGCAAGGTGCTGCTGCCGATCCAGCAGTTCGTCCGGACGCTCAACGCCGCCCGCATGGGCGCCGACGTCTGCGGCACCTCGACCCTGCTGATGGGCCGCACCGACGCGGAGAGTGCGCAGCTGATCACGTCCGACATCGACGAGCGCGACCACCCCTTCATCGACCGCGAGGACCGCACGCCGGAAGGCTTCTACCGCATCAGGAAGGGCGTCGGCGTCGATTACTGCATCGCCCGCGGCCTGGCCTACGCGCCCTATGCGGACCTGCTGTGGTGGGAGACCAGCAAGCCCAACCTGGAGGACGCCCGCCGGTTCGCC
This Skermanella mucosa DNA region includes the following protein-coding sequences:
- a CDS encoding helix-turn-helix domain-containing protein, which gives rise to MLGHKVRRLRRDHNLTQAQMAEQLGISASYLNLIEHNQRPVTVQLLLKLGQAFEIDLQAFAEDEESRLIAGLREVFADPLFTGSDVKNSDFRELAAVAPTLGQAVVTLYQAYREAREDIEALAGRVADRDKLQVVQAAAFPVEEVRDFFHAQGNHFPELESAAEELWRDLKAESGDLYRGLTDFLSRAHGVRVKLMPMDVMGTGLRRFDRHSRRILLSEMLPPSGRNFQLACQIALLHHRELLDRLAAGTSLSGDEARRLTRIGLSNYFAGAVLMPYDRFIEAARSVRYDIEILGHRFDASFEQVCHRLTTLQRPGAKGVPFFLIRVDNAGNVSKRFSAGSLNFARFGGACPRWNVHDAFRSPGQIMTQLARMPDGTTYFSIARTVDKSGGGWRSPPQQFAIGLGCDVAHAGQLVYAEGVDLDNVGAATPIGVNCRLCPRLDCSQRAFPPLNHRLIIDENQRGLSTYFFMPGQPQTGL
- the aceA gene encoding isocitrate lyase, whose protein sequence is MAPLDHSTGFNAVEEIHAKRWNGIKRDYTMEDVARLSGSVRIEYTLAELGARRLWELLHTRPYIHSLGAFTGNQAMQMVKAGLEAIYLSGWQVAADANLAGSMYPDQSLYPANSVPSVVKRINNALQRADQIHHMEGKSGTYWYAPIIADAEAGFGGPLNAFELMKAMIEAGAAGVHFEDQLASEKKCGHLGGKVLLPIQQFVRTLNAARMGADVCGTSTLLMGRTDAESAQLITSDIDERDHPFIDREDRTPEGFYRIRKGVGVDYCIARGLAYAPYADLLWWETSKPNLEDARRFAEAIHKEFPGKMLAYNCSPSFNWKANLDDATIARFQQEIGAMGYKYQFVTLAGFHSLNYATFDLARGYKERGMAAYSELQQKEFAAEKEGFTAVKHQREVGTGYFDAVSVAVSGGKSSTTAMKDSTESDQFH